A single genomic interval of Leishmania panamensis strain MHOM/PA/94/PSC-1 chromosome 25 sequence harbors:
- a CDS encoding hypothetical protein (TriTrypDB/GeneDB-style sysID: LpmP.25.1010): MLHFSAPLYALGGSIVRSKALVAPVSEVVIRDAGTNLPGIPHANRVCRSYRQWLKLAVLCPPSALCDLNEHAQMNERFIIILRQKFREGSELRDADQIAVAVQSCERSLAMFRFLAADGAKRKFPEAKPRLNLHKMGFLEMSQLNCKQMMKEYWNTYVLRKW; this comes from the coding sequence ATGCTGCACTTTAGTGCCCCTCTCTACGCTCTGGGCGGCAGTATTGTCCGTAGCAAGGCCCTCGTCGCCCCCGTCTCAGAGGTGGTGATCCGCGACGCAGGAACTAACCTCCCCGGCATCCCGCATGCGAACCGCGTGTGTCGCTCCTATCGGCAGTGGCTCAAGCTCGCCGTCCTCTGCCCACCTAGCGCCCTATGCGACCTTAACGAACACGCGCAGATGAACGAGCGCTTTATTATTATCCTGCGGCAGAAGTTCCGCGAAGGGTCTGAGCTGCGTGACGCAGACCAGATCGCTGTGGCAGTGCAGTCGTGTGAGCGCAGTCTCGCCATGTTCCGCTTCCTCGCCGCGGACGGAGCGAAGCGCAAGTTCCCCGAGGCAAAGCCGCGGCTGAACCTTCACAAGATGGGCTTCTTGGAAATGAGTCAGCTAAACTGCAAGCAGATGATGAAGGAGTACTGGAACACCTATGTACTGCGCAAGTGGTAG
- a CDS encoding hypothetical protein (TriTrypDB/GeneDB-style sysID: LpmP.25.1020), translating to MTSSHGGSSPEELPEELRQQLATLQTRNDHAQESLTALWQQPNAPASDNDLPAKPHKQTETYAVERPAAVAPTPTYTVTPPNHIQCNELDGEPLQPEESLIKPIMAYKAEDYPGGAARRDVGWEELVDGEPPMSDTRRSKNNSAQAQVGGIPKSVPHIRPPPAPMLGEVFRRLPAGVSLSYLRSNHTESQLQSHLSEFETSKPEIANSNELDVPLRGSANYARISSLVPRTAPPPSQLPDYLSLYASRNNEGANGGQLGWLATQPINNVDGQQGVLEQVSPLTPRAQDPGSTCATSAVSVAPAASAMLVATSTRAVARTGALTITMPTRFELTSAENGDVVEYDTLARSRHWSAENPKGTNYTKPSALLEAKEKRECALFDRYSRAYEKLMQDTADHVDGEEGALTRLSHKAFKAAREAADRKPIHKRSFYEGASLDWKKTLLEQAADISRISNRTA from the coding sequence ATGACATCGTCGCACGGTGGCTCCAGTCCAGAAGAGCTCCCCGAAGAGCttcggcagcagctcgccaCTCTGCAGACCCGCAACGATCACGCCCAGGAGTCCCTCACGGCGCTCTGGCAGCAGCCAAACGCACCAGCATCGGACAACGACCTGCCCGCGAAACCGCACAAGCAGACTGAGACGTATGCGGTCGAGCGCcccgccgctgttgcgccAACTCCAACGTATACGGTAACCCCGCCAAATCATATTCAGTGTAACGAGCTCGATGgggagccgctgcagccggagGAGAGCCTCATCAAGCCCATCATGGCCTACAAGGCGGAGGACTACCCCGGTGGGGCGGCCCGGAGAGATGTCGGGTGGGAGGAGCTCGTGGACGGGGAACCGCCAATGTCAGACACCCGTCGAAGCAAAAACAACTCCGCACAGGCGCAAGTCGGTGGCATCCCCAAGTCTGTTCCGCATATCCGACCTCCACCTGCTCCCATGTTGGGCGAAGTGTTCCGGCGGCTTCCGGCAGGTGTATCACTGTCATATCTGCGTAGCAACCACACGGAGTCCCAGCTACAGTCGCATCTCTCAGAGTTCGAAACTAGCAAGCCGGAAATCGCAAACTCGAACGAGCTTGACGTGCCTCTGCGCGGCAGTGCCAACTACGCCAGAATTTCTTCTCTTGTCCCCCgcacggcgccaccgccgtcccAGCTGCCTGactacctctctctctacgccTCCAGGAACAACGAAGGCGCAAACGGAGGCCAGCTGGGGTGGCTAGCGACGCAGCCGATAAACAATGTTGACGGACAGCAAGGCGTGTTGGAGCAGGTGAGCCCCTTAACACCGCGTGCACAGGATCccggcagcacctgcgctaCTTCTGCAGTGAGTGTCGCACCCGCAGCATCCGCCATGCTAGTTGCAACTTCGACGCGTGCAGTCGCGAGGACCGGCGCACTCACCATCACTATGCCCACGCGCTTCGAGCTGACAAGCGCCGAGAATGGCGACGTGGTGGAGTATGACACCCTCGCCAGGTCCCGGCACTGGTCCGCCGAGAACCCTAAAGGGACAAACTATACAAAGCcgagcgcgctgctggaggcaaaggagaagcgtGAGTGCGCCCTGTTCGACCGCTACTCACGTGCGTACGAAAAGCTCATGCAGGACACCGCAGACCACGTCGACGGCGAAGAAGGTGCCCTCACCAGGCTATCACACAAAGCCTTTAAGGCAGCACGCGAAGCAGCAGATCGGAAGCCGATCCACAAGCGCAGCTTCTATGAGGGGGCCAGCCTGGATTGGAAGAAAACGCTGCTCGAGCAGGCAGCGGACATAAGCCGCATTTCGAACCGGACTGCGTAA
- a CDS encoding oxoglutarate/iron-dependent dioxygenase, putative (TriTrypDB/GeneDB-style sysID: LpmP.25.1030): MLRATIPARGTLVKIGRGPSNVTESASNALLESLQDHGYCYIQHPFIQKTIFDQLHRDCRIFFEQYVLHLRDAAAQGNLKRNNLHNYNCTQLSPYELESIKSPSGFRGYYRYVGASGIDDAIECFSIGRDDVTDPAVLRRDYYKQAGWEESEYLSMISRRNPWDILLNHVNSTPTVGNSLSPGMGRNDNFMSDFKDMMIAYYDLCYTVSMDVMRHISCGLGIRPSIPQGGPDPATDFELEYFTSFHQKRDCDLQAKYYPRLGEGVRLKNGVSIQNQRSAHNPDGVKVLRRKGAKMQPLVRTGNAEDSNDDKDVTVRLDTHKDLSTITLLSQDSLGGLEVWDEEKGSYTAVPVLEDALLVNAGLFLEKWTGGLIEATPHRVRNAKGSSSRCSIVFFALPDHDARIEPLLQQEDNPAVDAQDSFLAGDMMPSP; this comes from the coding sequence ATGCTTCGCGCCACTATTCCTGCTCGCGGCACGCTTGTAAAGATCGGGCGCGGCCCGAGCAACGTAACGGAGTCGGCCAGCAATGCCCTTCTCGAGTCCCTGCAGGACCACGGTTATTGTTATATTCAGCACCCTTTCATACAGAAGACTATCTTCGACCAGCTGCACCGTGATTGCCGCATCTTCTTCGAGCAGTATGtcctgcacctgcgcgacgccgccgcccagGGCAACCTGAAGCGCAACAACCTTCACAACTACAACTGCACTCAGCTCTCTCCATACGAACTGGAGAGCATCAAGTCCCCGAGTGGATTCCGCGGCTACTACCGCTACGTCGGCGCGAGCGGCATCGACGACGCCATCGAGTGCTTCTCCATCGGCCGCGACGACGTGACTGAcccagcggtgctgcggcgtgaCTACTACAAGCAAGCTGGTTGGGAAGAGAGTGAGTACCTGAGCATGATTAGCCGTCGCAACCCGTGGGACATCTTGCTGAACCACGTCAACTCAACCCCCACAGTCGGCAACAGCCTCAGCCCGGGCATGGGCCGCAACGACAACTTCATGTCCGACTTCAAGGACATGATGATAGCCTACTACGACCTCTGCTACACGGTGAGCATGGACGTGATGCGGCACATCAGCTGCGGTCTCGGTATCCGTCCCTCCATCCCGCAAGGCGGGCCGGACCCCGCGACGGACTTCGAGCTGGAGTACTTCACGTCGTTCCACCAGAAGCGCGATTGCGACTTGCAAGCCAAGTACTACCCGCGGCTTGGGGAAGGGGTGCGACTCAAAAATGGCGTCAGCATTCAAAACCAACGATCAGCGCACAACCCGGACGGCGTGAAAGTGCTGCGGCGCAAGGGGGCCAAAATGCAGCCTCTGGTGAGGACTGGGAATGCCGAGGACAGCAACGATGACAAGGACGTGACGGTGCGCCTCGACACGCACAAAGACCTCAGCACCATCACCCTGCTCTCCCAGGACTCGCTTGGGGGACTGGAGGTGTGggacgaggagaagggcTCCTACACGGCTGTCCCGGTGCTTGAGGACGCGCTTCTTGTGAACGCTGGCTTGTTCCTGGAGAAGTGGACAGGCGGCCTCATCGAGGCAACTCCCCATCGTGTGCGCAACgccaagggcagcagcagccgctgcagcatcgtCTTCTTTGCTCTGCCTGACCACGATGCCCGCATTGagccgctcctgcagcaggaggacAATCCGGCTGTGGATGCGCAGGACAGCTTCCTTGCAGGTGACATGATGCCCTCTCCCTAA
- a CDS encoding protein transport protein Sec61 gamma subunit, putative (TriTrypDB/GeneDB-style sysID: LpmP.25.1040) → MDFLDDILFHPIVAFTKNSRMLVRKCQKPNYNEFTTATMAAAIGFLMMGFLGFFVKLVFIPINNVILGA, encoded by the coding sequence ATGGATTTCCTGGATGACATTCTATTCCACCCCATCGTGGCCTTCACGAAGAACAGCCGCATGCTGGTGCGCAAGTGCCAGAAGCCGAACTACAACGAGTTCACGACGGCCAccatggcagcggcgattGGCTTCTTAATGATGGGCTTTCTGGGCTTCTTCGTCAAGTTAGTGTTTATCCCGATCAACAACGTCATTCTTGGCGCGTGA